The following proteins are co-located in the Flammeovirga kamogawensis genome:
- a CDS encoding carbohydrate-binding family 9-like protein has product MRLLSTLFILTFLSPSFGQEYPTPESYLCYKSTKPINVDGIIDEKDWEKAEWTDLFVDIEGDKKPLPKYNTRAKMLWDDEYLYISAELHEPNLWSTITERDAVIYHDNDFEVFINPNPSSQMYYEFEMNLLNTVWDLIMTKPYRDGGSYMNSWHIDGLKSAVKMYGTLNEPSDVDEKWTLEIAFPWKVIGQEKPTLIYPKEGRRWRINFSRVNWDLDVENGKYVKHIDPNTGKPAAEYNWVWSAQGEIAMHMPEQWGYIQFTENKVGDKKKIDVSETEGERLHRQLFDIYRLQKKYWYEHRVYAKTFDELGWKTIMKYNSEELQPELNQVAGGFEVVLKVPQEDKIYVVRHDSSSDVISIK; this is encoded by the coding sequence ATGAGATTACTATCAACATTATTTATCTTAACTTTTTTAAGTCCATCTTTTGGGCAAGAATACCCTACACCAGAAAGTTACTTGTGCTATAAATCAACTAAACCAATTAATGTTGACGGAATTATAGACGAAAAGGATTGGGAAAAAGCCGAATGGACTGATTTATTTGTGGATATAGAAGGAGATAAAAAACCTTTACCTAAATATAACACAAGAGCTAAAATGCTTTGGGATGATGAGTATTTATATATCTCAGCGGAACTTCACGAACCCAATTTGTGGAGTACAATTACAGAGAGAGATGCTGTAATTTATCATGATAATGATTTTGAGGTATTTATTAATCCTAATCCATCATCACAAATGTATTACGAGTTTGAAATGAATTTATTAAATACTGTTTGGGATTTAATAATGACTAAACCGTATAGAGATGGAGGGTCTTACATGAACTCATGGCATATTGATGGTTTAAAATCTGCAGTTAAAATGTACGGTACTTTAAACGAACCGTCTGATGTAGACGAGAAATGGACTTTAGAAATTGCTTTTCCTTGGAAAGTCATCGGGCAAGAAAAACCTACTCTAATTTATCCAAAAGAGGGTAGAAGGTGGAGAATTAATTTTTCTAGAGTGAATTGGGATTTAGATGTTGAAAACGGTAAGTATGTAAAACATATAGACCCTAATACAGGCAAGCCTGCAGCAGAATACAATTGGGTATGGTCTGCACAAGGAGAAATTGCTATGCACATGCCAGAACAATGGGGATATATTCAGTTTACAGAAAATAAAGTAGGTGATAAAAAGAAGATAGATGTCTCTGAAACAGAAGGAGAACGTTTACATCGTCAATTATTTGATATTTATAGATTACAGAAAAAATATTGGTACGAGCACAGGGTTTATGCCAAAACTTTTGATGAACTAGGCTGGAAAACAATCATGAAATATAACTCCGAAGAACTACAGCCTGAATTGAATCAAGTAGCAGGTGGTTTTGAAGTAGTTTTAAAAGTACCTCAAGAAGATAAAATTTATGTGGTACGTCATGATAGTTCTTCAGATGTAATCTCAATAAAATAA
- a CDS encoding PNGase F N-terminal domain-containing protein has product MKKQIIYLLSLTFLVVSCGPKEIPAIGDKVYHVFDQQHLYFDPDLTKDGIKESDSEPFYIESGRIMLRKISIPKFERDTKVTIIVEETSAGDRWDKSGSVFVMPTNSANLLSVAKGEYVLKNTEDAEATDSYPGMIPEGEFTPATELMRFMTPFGVGFYSERDTAKYPNRMPVYIDGWAKKAMWKQDITQLLPLLEGEVYVGVHIDTWTKEGYNVDVKIRFDESENAYAPAKKRWVAPVLNSVRYIPPQRGCDKFQRADVGTEVTIPTNAKNVNLAYITTGHGGHSGGDEFVETENIIKLDDTPFYQFVPWRTDCASFRRFNPTSGVWLEKREVAYIDFKKGRYEKKEVEEPIASSDYSRSNWCPGSDVPPVIVPMDKVTGKHKITVSMPTAQKLEGDHQNFWFVSAYLFGELN; this is encoded by the coding sequence CACGTTTTCGATCAACAACATTTATATTTTGATCCAGATTTAACGAAAGACGGTATTAAAGAAAGTGATTCTGAGCCATTTTATATTGAATCTGGCAGAATTATGTTACGTAAGATCTCTATACCTAAGTTTGAAAGAGATACTAAAGTAACAATTATAGTAGAAGAAACTTCTGCTGGAGATAGATGGGATAAATCGGGTTCTGTTTTTGTGATGCCAACAAACAGTGCAAACTTATTAAGCGTAGCTAAAGGGGAGTACGTTTTAAAGAACACAGAAGATGCTGAAGCAACAGATAGTTATCCGGGTATGATTCCTGAAGGTGAATTTACACCAGCAACAGAATTAATGCGTTTCATGACTCCTTTTGGAGTTGGTTTTTACTCTGAACGTGATACTGCAAAATACCCTAACCGTATGCCTGTGTATATTGATGGTTGGGCTAAAAAAGCAATGTGGAAACAAGATATTACACAATTATTACCTCTTTTAGAAGGTGAAGTATATGTTGGTGTACATATTGATACTTGGACTAAAGAAGGATATAACGTAGATGTAAAAATACGTTTTGATGAATCAGAAAATGCGTATGCTCCAGCTAAAAAGCGTTGGGTAGCACCGGTATTAAATTCTGTAAGATATATTCCTCCACAAAGAGGTTGTGATAAATTTCAGCGTGCAGATGTAGGAACAGAAGTTACAATACCTACAAATGCTAAAAATGTAAACTTAGCCTACATTACTACTGGCCATGGTGGACATAGTGGAGGTGATGAGTTTGTTGAAACTGAAAATATTATCAAGTTAGACGATACTCCTTTTTATCAATTTGTTCCTTGGAGAACAGACTGTGCTTCTTTCAGAAGATTTAACCCAACATCAGGTGTTTGGTTAGAGAAAAGAGAAGTAGCTTACATTGATTTCAAAAAAGGAAGATATGAGAAAAAAGAAGTTGAAGAACCTATTGCATCATCAGATTATTCTAGATCAAACTGGTGCCCTGGTTCTGATGTTCCTCCAGTAATTGTTCCTATGGATAAGGTTACTGGGAAACATAAAATAACAGTAAGTATGCCTACAGCTCAGAAATTAGAGGGAGACCATCAAAATTTCTGGTTTGTATCTGCCTACTTATTCGGTGAGTTGAATTAA
- a CDS encoding beta-mannosidase: MKTINFKNFILVLFSVLTVGCTEDWMDTSNAKKLFPINNNWEFKQASKKQWYPATVPGVVHTDLFANKLIEDPFYRQNEKDLQWIEEEDWVYKTTFDAPVSVIEKNRFSLQFEGLDTYADVTLNGKKILSADNMFVGYEKEVTSLLKEKGNTLEVYFHSPIKMTKPLRDKAGYEYPADNDARAEKYSIYSRKAPYSFGWDWGPRFVTSGIWRNINLMVWKTAKIEDVYIQQVSLTDQKAELTATVEIYSDQKTTAKIRLKADEHTFSSDKKDISLEKGKNSITLQATIDQPERWWPNGLGEQRRYAISTDLMVGDEIVDQKIEKIGLRTVELINEPDSLGESFFVKVNGQPVFMKGVNYIPQDSFLPSVTKERYDWMIESMTSVHMNMVRIWGGGIYESDYFYDQCDEKGLLVWQDFMFACTLYPGDKDFIKKVKAEAEYNIKRLRNRPSLALWCGNNEVGVAWDNWGWQDSYGWSKEVQDQLVADYNRLFKEVLPEMVKTYDKGRFYFPSSPISNWGKLEDFSKGDNHFWGVWHGKYPFESFKEYVPRFMSEYGFQAFPSFKAIKKFTIEEDWGLETDVMNTHQKSYTGNGLIKVYMERDFKVPSNFEDFVYVGMLLQADGMRQGFETHRRRMPYCMGTLYWQLDDCWPAASWSSIDYYGEWKALHYAVERAFRPQILSSDIEGEQLKVWLVNDEWSSRKSTLEVEWRTFKGETLATKRYPIEIGGNESKVVLETSLTEILGRKSTLKERKGMYMILRSVEESGRNDAHNYAFFVKPKDQKLPQATISTDVIEEDGQLFIKLSSDVFTESVALTIEGDAVAHFSDNYFHLPTRMEKYITVTRTELTATELKKVLTVKCLNNLK, encoded by the coding sequence ATGAAGACTATCAATTTTAAGAATTTTATTCTCGTATTATTTTCCGTATTAACAGTAGGTTGTACAGAAGATTGGATGGATACATCTAACGCCAAAAAACTATTTCCAATAAATAATAATTGGGAGTTTAAACAGGCTTCCAAAAAACAATGGTACCCAGCTACTGTACCTGGAGTGGTACATACCGACTTATTTGCTAATAAACTTATTGAAGATCCATTTTATCGTCAGAATGAAAAAGACTTACAATGGATAGAAGAGGAGGATTGGGTATATAAAACTACCTTCGATGCTCCTGTTTCTGTAATAGAAAAAAATAGATTTTCTTTACAATTTGAAGGATTAGATACATATGCTGATGTAACTTTAAATGGCAAAAAGATATTGTCTGCTGATAATATGTTTGTGGGCTATGAAAAAGAAGTAACATCATTATTAAAAGAAAAAGGAAATACGTTAGAAGTTTATTTCCACTCGCCTATAAAAATGACAAAGCCTTTAAGAGATAAGGCCGGTTATGAATACCCTGCAGATAACGATGCAAGGGCAGAAAAATACAGTATTTATTCTCGTAAAGCACCTTATTCTTTTGGATGGGATTGGGGCCCTCGTTTCGTAACATCTGGGATATGGAGAAACATCAACTTGATGGTTTGGAAAACAGCGAAAATTGAAGATGTTTATATTCAACAAGTTTCTCTTACAGATCAGAAGGCAGAATTAACAGCTACGGTTGAGATCTATTCAGATCAAAAAACTACTGCTAAAATCAGATTAAAAGCGGATGAGCATACATTTTCATCAGATAAAAAAGACATTAGCTTAGAAAAAGGAAAAAATAGTATTACACTTCAAGCTACAATTGATCAACCAGAAAGATGGTGGCCAAATGGTTTAGGAGAACAGCGTAGATATGCAATTTCAACTGATTTAATGGTTGGAGATGAAATTGTTGATCAGAAGATAGAGAAGATTGGTTTAAGAACTGTAGAGCTTATTAATGAGCCAGATAGTTTAGGAGAAAGTTTCTTTGTAAAAGTCAATGGTCAGCCCGTATTTATGAAAGGGGTAAATTATATTCCACAAGATAGCTTCTTGCCATCTGTAACGAAAGAACGTTACGATTGGATGATAGAAAGTATGACAAGTGTGCACATGAACATGGTGCGTATTTGGGGCGGAGGAATTTACGAAAGTGACTATTTCTATGATCAGTGTGATGAAAAAGGACTTTTGGTATGGCAAGATTTTATGTTTGCTTGTACACTTTACCCAGGTGATAAAGATTTTATTAAGAAGGTTAAAGCTGAAGCAGAATACAATATTAAACGTTTAAGAAATCGTCCTTCTTTAGCACTTTGGTGTGGTAATAACGAAGTTGGTGTAGCTTGGGACAATTGGGGATGGCAAGATTCTTACGGTTGGAGCAAAGAAGTACAAGACCAATTAGTAGCAGATTACAATAGGTTGTTTAAAGAAGTACTACCAGAAATGGTCAAGACTTACGATAAAGGACGTTTTTATTTCCCATCATCTCCAATATCAAATTGGGGTAAGTTAGAAGATTTCTCAAAAGGAGATAATCACTTCTGGGGTGTATGGCATGGAAAATATCCATTCGAAAGCTTTAAAGAATACGTACCTCGTTTCATGAGTGAGTATGGCTTCCAAGCGTTCCCATCTTTTAAAGCAATAAAGAAATTTACAATTGAAGAAGATTGGGGTTTAGAAACGGATGTAATGAACACGCATCAGAAAAGTTATACAGGTAACGGACTGATTAAGGTGTATATGGAACGAGACTTTAAAGTACCGTCTAATTTTGAAGACTTTGTGTACGTTGGTATGTTGTTACAGGCAGATGGAATGCGTCAGGGTTTTGAAACACACAGACGTAGAATGCCGTATTGCATGGGGACTTTGTATTGGCAATTAGACGATTGTTGGCCTGCAGCTTCGTGGTCATCAATTGATTATTATGGAGAGTGGAAGGCATTACATTATGCTGTAGAAAGAGCGTTTAGACCTCAAATATTATCATCTGATATAGAAGGAGAACAACTTAAGGTGTGGTTAGTAAATGACGAATGGTCGTCAAGAAAATCAACATTAGAAGTAGAATGGAGAACTTTTAAAGGAGAGACTTTAGCAACAAAACGCTACCCAATAGAAATTGGAGGTAACGAAAGTAAAGTTGTACTTGAAACATCACTTACAGAAATTTTAGGTCGAAAATCTACTTTAAAAGAAAGAAAAGGAATGTATATGATTTTACGTTCTGTAGAAGAATCAGGACGTAATGATGCGCATAATTATGCATTCTTTGTTAAACCTAAAGATCAGAAATTACCACAAGCCACAATTAGTACAGATGTTATAGAAGAAGATGGTCAGCTTTTTATTAAGTTATCATCTGATGTATTTACAGAGAGTGTAGCCTTAACTATCGAAGGAGATGCAGTAGCTCATTTTTCTGATAATTATTTCCATTTACCTACAAGAATGGAAAAATACATAACAGTAACACGTACAGAGTTAACAGCTACCGAACTAAAGAAAGTACTAACTGTTAAGTGCCTAAATAATTTAAAATAA
- a CDS encoding putative glycoside hydrolase, whose product MDKREFLKISGLAATGMMVGLPLFGKSTKLPKRWMWLHAHDDWTDAKWEEKLDQLKEIDIQGVLLGGNKATFERMYPLLKARDIEMHAWMWTLNRNGDEEAKKHPEWYTVSGDGRSCSEYHPYVDYYQWVCPSQEPVQEHIIKQAVELAKIEGVKGVHLDYVRFSDVILASSLQPLYGIVQDKEYPEWDFCYCQTCRDKFLHETGTDIYKVKDPTASEEWRQFRYDAVTHLVDKIYDAVHKEGKLLSAAVFPYPELARKICRQSWDDFKLDMVFPMVYNSFYEEPTEWIKFAVEQGVKDLKQNYKEPLFTGLYTPALPKEEDVVEAIKLSKKGGAKGFAIFDLGGMKAPHWNALKKI is encoded by the coding sequence ATGGACAAGAGAGAATTTTTAAAAATATCTGGTCTAGCCGCTACAGGAATGATGGTTGGACTTCCTTTATTTGGCAAATCAACAAAATTACCAAAACGTTGGATGTGGTTACATGCACACGACGATTGGACAGATGCTAAATGGGAAGAGAAATTAGATCAGTTAAAAGAAATTGATATTCAAGGTGTGTTATTAGGAGGGAATAAAGCTACTTTCGAGAGAATGTACCCACTCTTAAAAGCAAGAGATATTGAAATGCATGCTTGGATGTGGACGCTAAATAGAAATGGCGACGAAGAAGCAAAAAAACACCCTGAATGGTATACTGTGAGTGGAGATGGCAGGTCTTGTTCAGAATATCATCCTTACGTAGATTATTACCAATGGGTTTGCCCGTCTCAAGAACCAGTACAAGAGCACATTATAAAACAAGCAGTTGAGTTAGCAAAAATTGAAGGTGTAAAAGGAGTACATTTAGATTATGTGCGTTTTTCTGATGTAATTTTAGCCTCTTCTTTACAGCCGCTTTATGGCATAGTACAAGACAAAGAATACCCTGAATGGGATTTCTGTTACTGCCAGACATGTAGAGATAAATTTTTACACGAAACAGGAACAGATATTTACAAGGTTAAAGACCCTACAGCATCAGAAGAATGGAGACAATTTAGATACGATGCAGTAACTCACCTTGTGGACAAGATTTATGATGCTGTACACAAAGAGGGTAAATTATTATCTGCTGCAGTTTTTCCTTACCCTGAATTAGCACGTAAAATTTGCCGTCAATCTTGGGATGATTTTAAACTAGATATGGTATTCCCGATGGTATATAATAGTTTTTACGAGGAGCCTACAGAATGGATAAAATTTGCTGTTGAACAAGGCGTGAAAGACCTAAAACAGAATTACAAAGAACCATTATTTACAGGTTTATATACTCCTGCTTTACCAAAAGAAGAGGATGTAGTAGAAGCCATTAAACTTTCTAAAAAAGGTGGAGCAAAGGGATTTGCAATTTTTGATTTAGGAGGAATGAAAGCACCACATTGGAATGCTTTAAAGAAAATATAA
- a CDS encoding endonuclease/exonuclease/phosphatase family protein gives MKNTIILLFLLLGGSIITQAQDKSINMMSFNIRMNTPNDGENAWPNRKDWVADVIKFNKVDILGTQEVLLGQLNDLKKSLPEMTAVGVGRDDGKEGGEFSSIFFNTHKFKLIDSGTFWLSETPETPSKGWDAALPRVCTWVKLKHKASKRTLVVMNTHYDHMGAEARVQSSKLISKKAQEMAENGKVPVVLMGDLNSIPTSAAVLELQGVFQDTRPLSLLAPLGPTGTFQAFDYNSDLIDQIDYIMVHGYFKVVRYAHITEAKDHKFPSDHLPVFVELQ, from the coding sequence ATGAAAAATACTATAATCTTACTATTCCTATTATTAGGCGGATCAATTATTACGCAAGCACAAGATAAAAGCATTAACATGATGAGCTTCAATATTAGGATGAATACACCTAATGATGGAGAAAATGCATGGCCTAACCGTAAAGATTGGGTTGCTGATGTTATAAAATTTAATAAAGTAGATATACTAGGTACACAAGAAGTTCTTTTAGGTCAGTTAAATGATTTAAAGAAGAGTTTACCAGAAATGACTGCTGTTGGAGTAGGAAGAGATGATGGGAAAGAAGGTGGAGAATTTTCTTCTATTTTCTTTAATACTCATAAATTTAAGCTAATTGATTCTGGAACATTTTGGTTGTCAGAAACACCAGAAACACCAAGTAAAGGCTGGGATGCAGCATTACCAAGAGTGTGCACATGGGTAAAATTAAAACACAAAGCATCTAAAAGAACACTTGTTGTAATGAATACACATTACGACCATATGGGAGCTGAAGCTAGAGTTCAGTCGTCTAAATTGATAAGTAAAAAGGCACAGGAAATGGCAGAAAATGGTAAAGTTCCTGTTGTTTTAATGGGAGATTTAAACAGTATTCCAACTTCTGCAGCAGTATTAGAGTTACAAGGTGTTTTCCAAGATACTAGACCTTTATCTTTATTGGCTCCATTAGGACCTACTGGTACATTCCAAGCATTTGATTACAACAGCGATTTAATAGATCAGATTGATTATATAATGGTGCACGGCTACTTTAAAGTAGTTAGATATGCACATATTACGGAAGCAAAAGATCATAAATTCCCTTCAGATCATCTTCCAGTTTTTGTAGAATTACAATAA
- a CDS encoding glycoside hydrolase family 97 protein — MKNYINLSIAIIFSMCMFSCTPTYLTSTSPDETLTLEFDLDKDGKPWYKLTWAGESIIEQSYLGFDIKGQEPLSSNFEVIGELRNTLNQTWEQPWGENKKVVDHHNELTVSLQEKSGLKRKLNIIFRIFDNGMAFRYEFPKQENLTDFVIMDEKSQFNFSNNHEAWWIWADYDTYEKLYNHTTIDSATWVATPVTFKTANNHYISIHEAALTDYAGMTLKMKEDGKYSYESALVPWANGDKVRTSAPSKTPWRTIQVGHQAADLVNSNMILNLNEPSKIEDTSWIKPMQYIGIWWEFHIGTKEWKEGPRQGATTESAKKYIDFAANHNIGGVVVEGWNSGWDKWGQKNAFDHITPAKGYDLEEVAKYAADNNVSLIMHNETGGDIPSYEKYMDQAFKLYQKLGIHALKTGYAGGIFPRGEHHHGQFMVNHYRHVVEMAAKYEIVLDAHEPIKPTGIRRTWPNMMTREGVKGMEWNGWSDGNPPNHTLILPFTRMLGGPLDYTPGIFDVKYENSPNRVAWNTTAEIMNEARVNTTLVKQLALSIILYSPLQMASDLVENYEKELKAFKFLESSTADWDESIMLNGEVGQFAITARRKGTEWLLGAATDETGRAVSVSLDFLEPNKVYKATIYADAPGSTYLLAPTKYVVTEKNVTSTEALLIQMNSGGGTAIHFEVLQ; from the coding sequence ATGAAAAACTATATAAACCTAAGTATTGCTATAATATTTAGCATGTGCATGTTCTCATGTACACCTACTTACTTAACCTCAACATCTCCGGATGAAACATTAACTTTAGAATTTGATTTAGATAAAGACGGCAAGCCTTGGTATAAATTAACTTGGGCAGGGGAATCTATCATAGAACAATCTTATTTAGGATTTGATATCAAAGGGCAAGAACCATTATCAAGCAATTTTGAGGTAATTGGTGAACTTAGAAATACCTTAAACCAAACTTGGGAACAGCCTTGGGGAGAGAACAAAAAAGTGGTTGATCACCATAATGAATTAACCGTGTCCTTACAGGAAAAATCTGGTTTAAAGAGAAAGCTAAATATCATTTTTAGAATTTTTGATAATGGTATGGCTTTTCGTTACGAGTTTCCTAAGCAAGAAAATCTAACTGATTTTGTGATAATGGATGAGAAATCTCAATTTAATTTCTCTAACAACCATGAAGCTTGGTGGATTTGGGCAGATTATGATACTTATGAAAAACTGTACAACCACACAACGATAGATTCTGCAACTTGGGTAGCAACTCCTGTGACGTTTAAAACGGCGAACAATCATTATATCAGTATTCATGAAGCAGCATTGACAGATTATGCAGGCATGACTTTGAAAATGAAAGAAGATGGTAAATATAGTTATGAATCTGCATTAGTACCTTGGGCTAATGGTGATAAAGTAAGAACATCTGCACCATCAAAAACTCCTTGGAGAACAATCCAAGTAGGGCACCAAGCGGCAGATCTTGTAAATTCTAATATGATTTTAAACCTTAATGAACCTTCTAAAATAGAAGATACTTCTTGGATTAAACCAATGCAGTATATCGGAATTTGGTGGGAGTTTCATATCGGAACTAAAGAATGGAAAGAAGGGCCTAGACAAGGTGCAACAACTGAGTCTGCAAAGAAATATATTGATTTTGCAGCGAACCATAATATTGGGGGTGTAGTTGTAGAGGGATGGAATTCTGGTTGGGACAAATGGGGACAAAAGAACGCATTTGACCACATCACTCCTGCAAAAGGTTACGACTTAGAAGAAGTTGCTAAATATGCAGCAGACAATAATGTATCTTTAATAATGCATAACGAAACAGGTGGAGATATTCCATCTTATGAAAAATATATGGATCAGGCTTTTAAATTGTATCAAAAGCTAGGTATTCATGCTTTAAAAACGGGTTATGCAGGAGGTATTTTCCCAAGGGGAGAACATCATCACGGTCAGTTTATGGTTAATCACTATAGACATGTTGTAGAGATGGCTGCTAAATATGAAATTGTTTTAGATGCACATGAACCTATTAAACCAACAGGTATTAGAAGAACATGGCCAAACATGATGACTCGTGAAGGTGTAAAAGGAATGGAATGGAACGGTTGGAGTGATGGTAACCCTCCAAATCATACATTAATTTTACCATTTACAAGAATGTTAGGCGGACCACTTGATTATACGCCAGGTATCTTTGACGTTAAGTATGAAAACTCTCCAAATAGAGTAGCTTGGAATACAACAGCAGAGATAATGAACGAAGCTAGAGTAAATACTACTTTAGTAAAACAATTGGCGTTGTCAATTATCTTGTATAGTCCTTTACAAATGGCTTCTGATCTAGTAGAAAATTATGAGAAAGAGTTGAAGGCATTTAAATTCTTAGAATCTTCTACAGCAGATTGGGATGAAAGTATCATGTTAAATGGTGAAGTTGGGCAGTTTGCTATTACAGCAAGAAGAAAAGGAACGGAATGGTTGTTAGGAGCAGCAACAGATGAAACAGGGAGAGCTGTAAGTGTAAGTCTTGATTTCTTAGAACCAAACAAAGTTTATAAAGCAACAATTTATGCAGATGCTCCAGGTAGTACATATTTGTTAGCACCAACTAAATATGTTGTAACAGAAAAAAATGTAACCTCAACCGAAGCATTATTGATTCAAATGAATTCAGGTGGCGGTACAGCAATTCACTTTGAGGTGTTGCAATAA
- a CDS encoding glycoside hydrolase family 125 protein, giving the protein MQRRDFIKTTGVFASGLTMAGGSTLASDLLQDKFTSHRPAVGERKFTSKAVEKVIKQVAKKIGDEELRWMFVNCYPNTLDTTVEFTMNGDRPDTFVITGDIPAMWLRDSTAQVWPYLPLANDDDDLKLMIKGLVNRQAACVLLDPYANAFEKDPTVKSKWAKTDITDMKPGTHERKWEIDSLCYAVRLANGYWKKTGDASIFDETWQKSTRLIVKTFKEQQRKDGVGPYTFSRVTQKYEDTMANWGAGASMKPCGLIVSSFRPSDDSTLLPFLIPSNYFAVASLMQLADIYANVVKDNAFADECIALAEEVKAALKKYAVKKHLDFGEILPFEVDGYGNQYFMDDANVPSLLSMPYLDCMDVNDPLYQATRKFVWSDSNPYFFKGKYEGIGGPHVGLDYVWPMSIIQKGLTSQNPEEMKWCLDQLKATHADTGFMHESFHKDDPKKYTRSWFAWTNTLFGELVYKVYQQHPELLK; this is encoded by the coding sequence ATGCAACGCAGAGATTTTATTAAAACAACAGGCGTATTTGCTTCTGGCCTAACAATGGCAGGAGGAAGTACATTAGCTTCAGACTTATTACAAGATAAATTTACATCGCACCGACCTGCCGTTGGAGAACGAAAGTTTACTTCTAAAGCAGTAGAAAAAGTAATTAAACAAGTGGCTAAAAAAATTGGCGACGAAGAGTTACGTTGGATGTTTGTAAACTGTTATCCAAATACATTAGATACCACAGTAGAATTTACAATGAATGGTGATAGACCAGATACATTTGTAATAACAGGAGATATTCCTGCAATGTGGCTTAGAGATTCAACTGCTCAAGTTTGGCCATATTTACCTTTGGCAAACGATGATGACGATCTAAAGTTGATGATAAAAGGTTTGGTTAACCGTCAGGCAGCGTGTGTTTTATTAGACCCTTATGCAAATGCATTTGAGAAAGACCCGACAGTAAAATCGAAATGGGCAAAAACTGATATTACAGACATGAAACCAGGAACGCACGAGCGTAAATGGGAGATTGACTCACTTTGTTATGCGGTTCGTTTAGCAAATGGATATTGGAAAAAAACAGGAGACGCATCTATTTTTGATGAAACTTGGCAGAAATCGACAAGGTTAATTGTCAAAACTTTTAAAGAGCAACAAAGAAAAGATGGAGTTGGACCTTATACTTTTTCAAGAGTAACTCAAAAGTACGAAGATACAATGGCAAACTGGGGAGCTGGTGCTTCTATGAAACCATGCGGATTGATTGTTTCGTCGTTCAGACCTTCTGATGATTCTACTTTACTTCCATTTTTAATTCCATCAAATTATTTTGCAGTTGCTTCTTTAATGCAGCTGGCAGATATCTACGCAAACGTTGTAAAAGACAATGCCTTTGCAGACGAGTGTATCGCTTTAGCGGAAGAGGTAAAAGCTGCCCTTAAAAAGTATGCTGTAAAAAAGCATTTAGATTTTGGAGAAATTCTACCTTTTGAGGTAGACGGTTATGGTAATCAGTATTTTATGGACGATGCTAATGTGCCGAGTTTATTATCAATGCCTTATTTAGATTGTATGGATGTAAATGATCCTCTTTACCAAGCTACACGTAAGTTTGTTTGGAGTGACAGTAATCCTTATTTCTTTAAAGGTAAATATGAAGGAATTGGTGGCCCTCACGTGGGTCTTGATTATGTGTGGCCAATGTCTATCATTCAGAAAGGCTTAACTTCTCAAAATCCTGAAGAGATGAAATGGTGTTTAGATCAGCTAAAAGCAACGCATGCCGATACTGGTTTTATGCACGAATCTTTCCATAAAGATGATCCTAAAAAATACACACGTTCTTGGTTTGCTTGGACAAATACACTCTTTGGAGAGCTGGTATATAAAGTTTATCAGCAACACCCTGAGTTATTAAAATAA